The DNA sequence TTGTTGTGCTTGATGTAGTTGGGTCAGGGCAGCTGGAAATTGGTGATCCAGAAAGAGAGTACGTCCACGCAGGAAAGCCAGGTCAGCCCGAGCAGCGATAGGCATATCCTCCAACTGGTGGGCAATTCCCATGGCCTGTTCCAAGCATACAGCTGCTTCTTTTTGTTGGTATAGCATCAGGTGAGCATAGGCACTTTGGTTGAGTGTATATAACTGATCAAGTGGTTGATGCTGCTGGTTCAGACACTTTGAGTAAACCTGGATGGCTGCTGTGTAGTTTTGTGCCGCCAGCAGTTGATCTGCCTCAAGGCAAATGGGGCTTGAGTCGTATGACAAGGGAGTAGTACGGTCTGTAACCGAAGCTTCGCAACTGAAAAAAAATGTAAACACTACAAGGCATTGCAACAACACTCCATTTGGGCAAAGTTTCCAGAACATTGGCATGAGTAAAGGAAGGTTTAGAGGCGTAAGGATCGTGAATATCTAAGTTAGCTTATTCCCTTGCAAATCCCTAAATAAATGCTTTATTCCAGCCAGAATAAAGGCTATCATACGCGTGTACCAGTCAATGTAAATAAATAGCTAGGCTACGTGATGTTGGAACAAATTCGTACCATCAATCTATATCCTGCGAAGTAAGGTGCTTTAAAAGTAGCCGACCACAACTTATCGTGGGAGCAATTGGTTTTCCTTTCCGACGTAACACCTTGCGTCCTGACAATTACTACCTTTGCGACATGAAAAGTTTCTGGCGTTTAATTCGTTATTTAGGGCGCTACCAATCTTTGGTGGTAGCTGCCATTGGGTGCAATATCCTTACCGCAGTTTTTACGGTCATTAGCATCCCGATGCTGATTCCCTTTTTTCAGATCTTGTTCGACCGGACGGAGATGGCCGTAGCGGCACCATCCAGGCCGCTGGGTTTTAGCAATGTCACCGAACATCTCAATTATCAGTTTACTCAATTGATCAATACCCAGGGGCAGGAGACTGCGCTGGCTTACGTCTGTGTAGCCATTGTGGTGGTCTATCTTCTTCGCAATCTCTTCAGGTATTTGGCACTGTATTTTATGGCACCCGTTCGCAATGGTGTGATTCGTGACCTCCGCGATGAAATGTTTGAGCAAGTGCTGACTTTACCGCTGTCTTACTTTGGCGAAGAACGCAAGGGGGATCTGCTGTCGCGCCTTACCAGTGATGTGCAAGAAGTAGAATCATCGATTTTGAATATGCTGGAAGTGGTTTTCCGAGAGCCGCTCATCATTACGGGGGCGCTGGCCTTTATGATCTACGTAAGTCCCGGATTGACGGTGTTTGTATTTCTTTTGATCATCTTCACAGGGGTGGTGATTGGTGGCCTGGGTAAGCGCCTCAAGCGCACCTCTACGCAGGTGCAGGATCGTTTAGGCCATCTACTGAGCTTGGTGGAAGAAGGTCTGGGGGGATTGCGAATTATCAAAGGTTTTGCGGCGGAAGATTACCAACGCAAGAAATTTTCTAACGCCAATAATGACTACCGCAACCTACTGACCAAGCTGTTGCGTCGGAGAGACCTCGCCTCGCCACTGTCAGAATTTTTGGGCATTGCTACTGTAGCCGCCTTGCTTTGGTACGGTTCCCGGCAGGTGTTCAGTGGCGTATTGGATGCGGAAACCTTTATCACCTTCATTTTTGCGTTCTACAATGTTATCGACCCCGCTAAAAATATCGCCAAAGCCACTTCCAATATCCAACGCGGCATTGGTGCTTTTGAGCGCATTGAAAGGCTGCTGGATGCCGTGAACAACCTACCCGAAGCACCCGACGCCAAGTCGATCAGCACCTTCAACGAAGGAATCAGCTACCGGCAAGTAGGTTTTCGTTACCGCGATGTAGAAGGCCCCGTCCTGCAAAATATCAACCTGGACATCGACAAAGGCAAGGTTATTGCACTGGTTGGAGCCTCCGGTGCAGGCAAGAGTACCCTGGTAGATCTGCTCCCGCGCTTCTACGACGTTACCGAAGGCGGTATTTTCATCGACGGGATCGATGTGCGCCAGTTGCGTCGGCGTGAACTACGCAGACTACTGGGCATCGTTAGCCAGGAGGCCATCCTCTTCAATGACACTATTTACAATAATATCGTTTTTGGTCTGGAGGGAGTGAGCCAACAAGCGGTGGAAGAAGCCGCCCGTATTGCCAATGCCCACGAGTTTATCATAGCTACCGAAAATGGCTACGGTACCAATATCGGCGACCGGGGCAACAAGCTCTCCGGTGGTCAGCGGCAGCGCCTCACCATCGCGCGAGCTATATTACGCAACCCGCCCATCCTGATCCTCGACGAAGCAACTTCTGCACTCGACTCCGAAAGTGAGCGACTGGTACAGGATGCCCTGACAAAACTGATGCAGGGCCGTACGGCGGTAGTGATCGCCCACCGCCTGAGCACCATCCAGCACGCCGATGAGATCATCGTCATGCGCGAAGGCCGGATCGTCGAACGAGGTACCCACCTGGGTTTATTAGAGCAAGATGGGGAATACCGGAAGTTGGTAGCCTTGCAGGGTTTGGAGTAGGGGTGCTCGTTCCGAGTTATCGGAACGAACACCCCCAAAAAAAACACTCCAAAAACCTCCACACAAATTGTACCTTTGCTCTCCATGAATTTACCCCTCAAAATAGCGCGCCGTTATCTTTTTGCTCGGCGTTCCACCAATGCGATCAATATCATTACTGGTATTGCGGTTTTTGGCGTAGCTGTTGGTACGGCGGCCCTGATTCTTATCCTCTCGGTTTTTAATGGGTTTGAAGACTTGTTCCTAACCCTCTACAACAGCTTCAACCCTGATGTGACGGTCACGCCCGCCAAGGGCAAAACCTTCGCTGCCGATACCGTGATGCTGGAGCAACTCTATGCGCTCGAAGGCGTAGCCGTGATCTCGCAAACCCTGGAAGAAAAAGCCCTCTTTGAGTACAAAGACAACCGCGATTTTGGCCTGCTCAAAGGGGTCGACGAATTCTACAAGCAGGTCACGGGCATCGACTCCACCGTGAGGGAAGGGTTTTATGACCTGGAAGAAGAAGGCGGCAATAAGGCCGTCATCGGGCAAGGTATCCGCAACCGGCTGGGCATTGATGTCGATGATCCTTTCAACCCACTCACCATCTACTGGCCCAAACGCAAGAAGGCTGGCCCTTTCGATACCCGCCCATTCAAGTCGGTTCAGGTGCAGCCAGTCGGTACTTTTTTGGTACAGCAAGATTTTGAAAACCAGTACGTACTTACTTCCATCAAGCTGGCGCGGGAATTGCTGGAACGGCCCGATGCCTGTACCTCGCTAGAGATAGACCTCAAAGACGGTTTTGAAATTGCCAGCATTTACGATGCCATTCGTACCATCGTAGGCCCGGAGATGGAAGTCAAAAACCGCTACGAACAGGAAGCCTCCTTCCTGCGGCTGATGCGGGTAGAAAAGTGGCTCAGCTTTGCCATCGTTGGCTTGATGATGCTCTTGGTAAGTTTCAACCTGATCGGCGCACTGTGGATGATTGTGCTCGAAAAACAGCCCGATATTGCTATCCTGAAATCCATGGGTATGACCGAACAAGGAGTTTACCGCCTCTTCCTCTACGAAGGCCTGCTCATGTGTGGTGCCGGCATTCTCATCGGTTTTATCCTCGCTACGGTCATTTACATCCTGCAAGTGACGGTAGGTATTATCACCCTGCCCGGAGGTATGCTCATCGATGCTTACCCCGTGAGCTTGCGTTGGTTTGATTTCCCCCTCGTGGCACTTACCGTTGGTACCATTGGTGCCTTGGCTTCCATTTTACCCGCACTAAGAGCGCGCCGGGTATCTGCGATCATTAAGGCGGAGTAAGGTTGGTGTAAAAGTTGGGTAGGTGTAAGCGTGTAAGCGTTGTTTTGATTTTCCTAGTAGCACTGACTACCCCAAACAACCTACGTGTGCCCCGTTAATTCCGACTTCCGATTTCCCACGGTCTTTTCGCGTAAGACGAAAGTGAGTTCACGCCTCCCATGGATGACGATAAATATCTGTTGGCAATCGCATCATCTTAAGCAACCTCAGGTGATGTTCTTCGATGCCCTGCAAGTGTACGCTGGCTTTGTGATCATCAGTCATTATGTAGATCATCTGGACGCTTCGGAACGCGCTTAAGACCAGCGATGTGGTAGGTCGCTCAACTTTGCGGCCGGGATTGCCGGGCACCAGATTGGTAAGATAGCTGTTTTGTTCGCTTTTCAGTGTTTGGCGGATGGTGTATTGCCACAGATTATAGTACTGTAGAGCCAGCATTAGTATGCGCAACATGGCTTGGATGCGATTTTCTTTTTTCAGGAAGATTGGCGTAAGCGAGGTGCATTTGGTCAACAGCAAATGAAAATGCTGCTCGATACGATACTCCTCCCAGTAACAAAGTACCACCTCGCAAGCCGAGAGTCTATCCGAAGGAGCGTTAGTGGCCATCACGCGCCATCCGGCCAGTTGCTGTTCGATGTTGTTTTGCTGCTCGTCCAGTGTAAGTTCCACACTGCAAGGTTCGGCCGGGTCCTGAGATAGTGTGATCTTCCAGCTGTATAGGTGAGCGACTTTGTGCTTGTCCAGTATCTTGTTGATGGTTCGTTCAGCTTCCTCTACCGACTTGATCGTTTTACGACCTCGGTTGCGCGTGAAGCGCAGTCTGACCTCCTGGCAAGCGGTCTGGCAGCGTTGCTCTAGTTGGGCAACTTGGCGCTTGCGTAGATTCAAGCTACATACCCCGAATAGCCTTTGGGTGTGAATCGTGCCGTCAGCGGAGATGATTTCACGTGCGGGCAGCTCTTTAACCAGCGCGATGGCTTGTGAATCCTTACTTCCCGCCGCCTGACGCATTACGCGTTCGGCGGGCTCTTGTTGTTGCTCAATCCACTCACGGGCTTGCATTAATTCCTCTCGTGAGTATTGTCGTTGAGCCAATGGGCCCAAGTAGTAGTTGCCGCTGTCAGCAATGAAACACATATTGTACTGATTACACAGCTTGCGGTCTCCCACTACCAGTACTCCTTTGGACTTGAGACCTTGTTCCCAGGCCTGTTCCAAGGCTGGCACGTAAAGCTTGTCGTCACTGTTTTGCCCTGCTACCACGTTCAGAGCCAGTGGCAGGTTGGCTTTGTCTATAGCCAGTAGCATCAATTTTACCTGAGGTAGGGCCAAACCCGTGGCATTATGCCCCAACTGAAAAATGCCTTCTGTTTCTCGATGACTTTGAGCCGTGGTACTGTCGATACGCACCGTATCAAGGGGACCTTGATCAGTACCGTTGTCCAGATCGTAAAACCGAATTAGCGATTGGTTATGATCGCGCTGAAAGGACATCCAGCGCTCATCGTCCTTAGACAGGTAGTCCAGCAGACTACCCAAACGGTCATCACTGAGATAAGCAGCCTGAAAATCAGCTTCATCCAAAAGCCAACTCAACGTGCGCTCCAAGCCCAAAGCCCAGTCTTCTACGTTGTACAGTCGATGATCGTTCTCGCTCAGAATATAGACCAGAAAAGCCTCCAATGTCTTGCCAATACTGGTTCCCTGCCACAAATGATGAGTAGGATAGTGCTTGTCCACGCGCTGGGACAAACCGGTCGATTGGAGTAGGCGACTAATCGCCGGTAGATCGCCTACAGGCTCTGCTTTGATCAGCATACAGTTTTCTTATAAAACGCTTTGCGAACTCACTTTCGTCTTACGCGAAAAGACCGTCCCACTTCCGACTTCTGTAACCCTTACACCTTCCACCCTTCCACATTTTTCACCTACACACAATAGGGGGCTTTCTCTAGTAGTTACATCTATTCAATGTAACAAAGATTACCCTTTGTCTTAACACCGTTGTTAAGTACGGAGAACCATAAAAAACCAAAAAGATGAAATACCTACTGTTTGTTTTTCTGTTGGCAACCCAAATTACTTACGCACAAGAAACGCGCCAGATTGGGCCTTTCAGTGGGTTGATAGTGAGTGGAAAACTGGAAGTTTACCTGGAGCAAGGCGAAACCGATCAGGTAATTATTGAAAGCACAGACTATCCCGAAGGAGAACTCAATATCAGCCTCAAAGGCAGTACCCTCAAGTTGAGTTTGGTAGACGGTTGGATCAAAGGCGACCGCCGTCTGCGTTTGCGTGTGCAGTACCGTAGTCTTGACGAAATTCGGGTGCTTGCGGGTGCTGCCCTAAGTAGCCGGGAAGTGATTACGGCTGATCGGTTGGAGCTCAAAGCCGGAAGTGGCGCGGAAGTAGAATTGGAGTTAGAAGTGCATACCCTTGAGTCTTCTGCTACCGAAGGCGCCAGTGTAGAACTGTCGGGAAAAGTTAAAAACCAGTATGCCACCGCCAACACAGGTGGAGAATACGATGCGTCTCGCCTAGCTTCGGATCATACCGAGGTGAAATCCAATACCGGTGGTTTAGCCCGCGTAGTCGCCAACGAACACCTGGATGCCGTAGCAAACACGGGTGGGCGTATCCAATATTCCGGCGATCCTCAAGAAAAGTATACACGCAGTAACTTAGCTGGGGAGATCAGAGGATATTAGCGCTAAGTATTATAACGGAAATGCTCAACTTTCACTAGAGATTTTTCCGTCCCTGAGGGATACGCTACGGTCTTTGGTGAAATGAAGTTAACGTGAGGTTGGTGCACAAGCTCTTGTAAGTAGAAGAAGCCCCTCCTCCAACTTCACGGTATTGAGTTAGTACTAGGTACTCAGATAGAACACCTCATTTATTCAAGTACACCGTACCCAATGCTAAGTACAGTTAGATCGGGGTAATTGCCTGGAGGTCAGGTTCTTAAGTCCTGGACTTGCGTTAAGTTAGAATGGAAATGGTTGCCGCCGGTGCAATCATTTCCATTCTCTATTTAGGAGCTAAATAAGGTTCAAGACAAACTGATTGTCGTCTCTTTTCTCATATTTTTCAGCATTAAACTGGTACAGATAAGACCCCTTCCTGGAGGAGCTCATGTCCTTTTCGTCCAAGCGATCTATGACGTCCAGCGAACGAATTTTATTGATGAAATTTCGTTTATCCAGTTTGATGTCAAAAATTGCTTCGTAGAGCTTTTGCAGTTGCCGCATGGTAAATTTCTCCGGCAGAAGCTCAAATCCAATGGGTTTGGTTTTGGCTCGGGTTCTCAGCTTTTTGATCGCGGTATCAATCATTTGATCATGATCAAAGATAAGCTTTGGTGCTTTGGATACACTAAACCAATTCGCCGAAAATTGTTTGATTAATTTTTCGCTGTGCTGCTGAATATTGATCAATGCATAGTAAGCTGTAGAAACGGTTCGATCTACAGGGTCCCGATCAATCTTACTGAAAGTAGCGACCTGTTCCATGTAAATATTATCCAGTCCGGTATAAAGGTTGAGAATTCGCCGGGCAGCTTCTTCTAATGTTTCCGAGTGCTTGAGGAATCCTCCTTCCAGCGACCATTTCCCCTTTTCCGGCTCAAAGTCACGTTTGATCAAAAGTACTTTCAAGTCTTCGTCGTCGAAACCAAAGATGATGCAATCCACGGCTAGTAGGACCTTGTCTTCTTTGTCGTAATTGTGGATCAAGGTTAGTTCTTTATTAAAAGTTAGTAGGAAGATTTTTATTACGCAAACCTAAGAGGATTATCCTAGAGTTTCAAAAAGATAAATGTGAAAAACACACAAAAAATTATATTCTTATATAATCCATATAGGCGCATAAAAATGTATGGGTGTAAAAATAATCAAAAAATAATTTGCTTCTGAAGAAAGGAAAAACTATTTTTGCAAGTGTGGATTTCACACTTATTATTTTCAACTCTTAACTTTATGAAAAGACATATACAAAGCCACTGTGTCGGAATAAAGGTGCCGCACCAGAAGAAGTGGTGGGCTACCCTAGCCTTTTTCTTTCTACTAATTGCTGTGGTATCAGCACAGAACAAAACCGTTTCAGGGGTGGTAACTTCGGATGAAGGAGAGCCGCTGATTGGTGTGAATATCCTGGTGAAAGGTAAATCCACCGGGACGGTATCGGATATTGATGGGGCATACTCCTTGCAGGCGATGCCAGAAGATGTACTGATTTTTTCTTACACCGGCTATCTTCCTACCGAACTTACGGTGGGTAACCAAACGACGATCGATTTGGTGATGAGCCAAAATGCGGAATTACTCGACGAAGTCGTGGTAGTAGGGTACGGTACCCAACGTAAAGAAGATCTTACTGGCGCCGTGAGCGTGGTAAATACCGAGGAAATGCGCAAACAGGCATCCAATGATGTGACCCAGATGATGCAGGGACGGGTCGCTGGGGTTTCCATCACTACCGATGGGCAGCCTGGTGCAGCTCCATCTGTGCGCGTAAGGGGCGTAAGTACCTTCGGTTTGGGCGCAGGTGCAGAACCCTTATACGTCGTAGACGGTTTCCCCCTCGTTGGAGGAATCAGAGACATCAACCCCAACGATATTGAGTCTATTCAGGTACTAAAGGATGCCACTTCAGGAGCCATCTACGGCAACCGGGCAGCCAATGGCGTTGTAATTATTACA is a window from the Lewinella sp. LCG006 genome containing:
- a CDS encoding head GIN domain-containing protein, which translates into the protein MKYLLFVFLLATQITYAQETRQIGPFSGLIVSGKLEVYLEQGETDQVIIESTDYPEGELNISLKGSTLKLSLVDGWIKGDRRLRLRVQYRSLDEIRVLAGAALSSREVITADRLELKAGSGAEVELELEVHTLESSATEGASVELSGKVKNQYATANTGGEYDASRLASDHTEVKSNTGGLARVVANEHLDAVANTGGRIQYSGDPQEKYTRSNLAGEIRGY
- a CDS encoding FtsX-like permease family protein, with the protein product MNLPLKIARRYLFARRSTNAINIITGIAVFGVAVGTAALILILSVFNGFEDLFLTLYNSFNPDVTVTPAKGKTFAADTVMLEQLYALEGVAVISQTLEEKALFEYKDNRDFGLLKGVDEFYKQVTGIDSTVREGFYDLEEEGGNKAVIGQGIRNRLGIDVDDPFNPLTIYWPKRKKAGPFDTRPFKSVQVQPVGTFLVQQDFENQYVLTSIKLARELLERPDACTSLEIDLKDGFEIASIYDAIRTIVGPEMEVKNRYEQEASFLRLMRVEKWLSFAIVGLMMLLVSFNLIGALWMIVLEKQPDIAILKSMGMTEQGVYRLFLYEGLLMCGAGILIGFILATVIYILQVTVGIITLPGGMLIDAYPVSLRWFDFPLVALTVGTIGALASILPALRARRVSAIIKAE
- a CDS encoding IS1634 family transposase, producing the protein MLIKAEPVGDLPAISRLLQSTGLSQRVDKHYPTHHLWQGTSIGKTLEAFLVYILSENDHRLYNVEDWALGLERTLSWLLDEADFQAAYLSDDRLGSLLDYLSKDDERWMSFQRDHNQSLIRFYDLDNGTDQGPLDTVRIDSTTAQSHRETEGIFQLGHNATGLALPQVKLMLLAIDKANLPLALNVVAGQNSDDKLYVPALEQAWEQGLKSKGVLVVGDRKLCNQYNMCFIADSGNYYLGPLAQRQYSREELMQAREWIEQQQEPAERVMRQAAGSKDSQAIALVKELPAREIISADGTIHTQRLFGVCSLNLRKRQVAQLEQRCQTACQEVRLRFTRNRGRKTIKSVEEAERTINKILDKHKVAHLYSWKITLSQDPAEPCSVELTLDEQQNNIEQQLAGWRVMATNAPSDRLSACEVVLCYWEEYRIEQHFHLLLTKCTSLTPIFLKKENRIQAMLRILMLALQYYNLWQYTIRQTLKSEQNSYLTNLVPGNPGRKVERPTTSLVLSAFRSVQMIYIMTDDHKASVHLQGIEEHHLRLLKMMRLPTDIYRHPWEA
- a CDS encoding NUDIX domain-containing protein, encoding MIHNYDKEDKVLLAVDCIIFGFDDEDLKVLLIKRDFEPEKGKWSLEGGFLKHSETLEEAARRILNLYTGLDNIYMEQVATFSKIDRDPVDRTVSTAYYALINIQQHSEKLIKQFSANWFSVSKAPKLIFDHDQMIDTAIKKLRTRAKTKPIGFELLPEKFTMRQLQKLYEAIFDIKLDKRNFINKIRSLDVIDRLDEKDMSSSRKGSYLYQFNAEKYEKRDDNQFVLNLI
- a CDS encoding ABC transporter ATP-binding protein; translated protein: MKSFWRLIRYLGRYQSLVVAAIGCNILTAVFTVISIPMLIPFFQILFDRTEMAVAAPSRPLGFSNVTEHLNYQFTQLINTQGQETALAYVCVAIVVVYLLRNLFRYLALYFMAPVRNGVIRDLRDEMFEQVLTLPLSYFGEERKGDLLSRLTSDVQEVESSILNMLEVVFREPLIITGALAFMIYVSPGLTVFVFLLIIFTGVVIGGLGKRLKRTSTQVQDRLGHLLSLVEEGLGGLRIIKGFAAEDYQRKKFSNANNDYRNLLTKLLRRRDLASPLSEFLGIATVAALLWYGSRQVFSGVLDAETFITFIFAFYNVIDPAKNIAKATSNIQRGIGAFERIERLLDAVNNLPEAPDAKSISTFNEGISYRQVGFRYRDVEGPVLQNINLDIDKGKVIALVGASGAGKSTLVDLLPRFYDVTEGGIFIDGIDVRQLRRRELRRLLGIVSQEAILFNDTIYNNIVFGLEGVSQQAVEEAARIANAHEFIIATENGYGTNIGDRGNKLSGGQRQRLTIARAILRNPPILILDEATSALDSESERLVQDALTKLMQGRTAVVIAHRLSTIQHADEIIVMREGRIVERGTHLGLLEQDGEYRKLVALQGLE